One region of Triticum aestivum cultivar Chinese Spring chromosome 6B, IWGSC CS RefSeq v2.1, whole genome shotgun sequence genomic DNA includes:
- the LOC123136377 gene encoding F-box/kelch-repeat protein OR23, which translates to MASPSSPSRRLAGSLILRPGAEGSLIPGLPDDVAAVILCLLTFPDQSRLRATSRAWRLLLSAATLLPLRRSLRLPSRHLVCLFPTDPSLASPILLDPAAPTAWWPLPPIPCSPQLYGLANFAAIAVGSHLYVLGGSHFDARSYPLGHPLPSAAAYRLDLALSRHRWERLPDMHIPRGSFACAAAPGGGVVVAGGGSRHPMLPSSGSRTSSTEWYDAATRTWNMATAMPRERAGCVGFVAHGAGGVGEDEFWVMGGYDRYTTVGGVVPNDLYCRDAMALGLWSGKWREIGDMWVEGERRRLGPVAAISAEDGKVTDVFMLDGDDIFRYDFASNGWSKEATLRRKIPETELCGFVSLNGELHVLKSAKLPAETLHPRRQLKKRLALEFQVYNPLARKWRVFTTYPPVSVPIDFRTAALCTVEL; encoded by the exons atggcctcgccgtcgtcccctAGCCGCCGGCTCGCCGGATCCCTAATCCTGCGGCCAGGCGCGGAGGGGTCTCTGATCCCGGGGCTCCCGGACGACGTCGCGGCCGTCATCCTCTGCCTGCTCACGTTCCCCGACCAGTCCCGCCTCCGCGCCACCTCCCGCGCGTGGCGGCTCCTCCTCTCCGCCGCGACGCTTCTTCCGCTCCGCCGCAGCCTCCGCCTGCCTTCCCGCCACCTCGTATGCCTTTTCCCCACCGACCCATCCCTTGCCTCCCCCATCCTGCTCGACCCCGCTGCCCCCACCGCCTGGTGGCCCCTCCCGCCGATCCCCTGCTCGCCGCAGCTATACGGCCTCGCCAATTTCGCCGCTATCGCCGTCGGGAGCCACCTCTACGTCCTCGGCGGTTCTCACTTCGACGCCCGGAGTTATCCCCTTGGCCACCCCTTGCCCTCCGCCGCCGCCTACCGACTCGACCTCGCTCTCTCTCGCCACCGCTGGGAGCGCCTCCCGGACATGCACATCCCTCGCGGGAGCTTCGCCTGCGCTGCCGCGCCCGGCGGCGGGGTTGTCGTCGCCGGCGGCGGGTCCAGGCACCCGATGCTCCCCTCCTCTGGCAGTCGCACAAGCAGCACCGAGTGGTACGACGCCGCCACGCGTACCTGGAATATGGCCACGGCGATGCCCCGGGAGAGGGCTGGGTGCGTGGGATTCGTGGCGCACGGGGCAGGGGGTGTGGGAGAGGATGAATTCTGGGTGATGGGCGGGTACGACAGGTATACCACAGTGGGGGGAGTGGTGCCGAATGACCTCTACTGCCGGGACGCCATGGCGCTAGGACTGTGGAGCGGCAAGTGGAGGGAGATTGGGGATATGTGGGTGGAAGGGGAGAGACGTCGACTCGGGCCAGTGGCCGCCATCTCTGCAGAGGATGGGAAGGTTACAGATGTGTTCATGCTCGACGGAGACGATATCTTCAG GTATGACTTTGCTTCAAACGGGTGGTCGAAGGAGGCTACTTTGAGGAGAAAGATCCCAGAGACTGAGCTGTGTGGCTTCGTATCATTGAACGGCGAACTGCATGTGCTTAAATCTGCCAAACTTCCTGCCGAAACCCTCCATCCTCGGAGGCAGTTAAAGAAGAGGCTGGCTTTGGAGTTTCAGGTTTATAACCCGCTGGCAAGGAAATGGAGAGTGTTCACCACATATCCCCCCGTCAGTGTGCCCATCGATTTCAGGACCGCAGCTCTTTGTACAGTTGAGTTGTAG